A region of Streptomyces sp. WMMC500 DNA encodes the following proteins:
- a CDS encoding N-acetylmuramoyl-L-alanine amidase, which produces MSSQNRRPLRAYLLLAPVAPLAFAGVLVWQSVDGDGSAANGREPGGAPPASSSPTRPTAEDPEDSNDSKNSKDAKDPEVGEKPLAGKVIVLDPGHNPNNRDHAADINRKVDIGTVRKECDTTGTATNGGYAEADFTLDVARRARTLLRAQGAEVRLTQDGSRAYGPCIDERAEAGNKAGADAVVSIHADGNGPGARGFHVILPGRVDEGKADTTAIVKPSRKLGEEVKSHFAKTTGSKPSNYVGNDTGFTVRTDLGGLNLSTVPKVFIECGNMRDAKDAALLTDAAWRQRAALGITNGIGAFLAG; this is translated from the coding sequence ATGTCCAGCCAGAACCGTCGGCCTCTCCGCGCCTATCTTCTGCTCGCACCCGTGGCACCGCTGGCCTTCGCCGGCGTACTGGTGTGGCAGTCGGTGGACGGCGACGGCTCCGCGGCGAACGGGCGGGAACCCGGCGGGGCCCCGCCGGCGTCCTCCTCCCCGACCCGGCCCACCGCCGAGGATCCCGAGGATTCGAACGACTCGAAGAACTCGAAGGATGCGAAGGACCCGGAGGTGGGCGAGAAGCCGCTGGCCGGAAAGGTGATCGTGCTGGACCCCGGGCACAACCCGAACAACCGCGACCACGCCGCCGACATCAACCGCAAGGTCGACATCGGCACCGTGCGCAAGGAGTGCGACACCACCGGCACCGCCACCAACGGCGGTTACGCCGAGGCCGACTTCACCCTGGACGTGGCCCGGCGCGCCCGCACCCTGCTGCGCGCACAAGGCGCGGAGGTGCGGCTGACGCAGGACGGATCGCGCGCGTACGGGCCGTGCATCGACGAGCGCGCCGAGGCCGGCAACAAGGCCGGGGCCGACGCGGTCGTCTCCATCCATGCGGACGGCAACGGTCCCGGCGCCCGCGGGTTCCACGTGATCCTGCCGGGCCGGGTGGACGAGGGAAAGGCGGACACCACCGCCATCGTGAAGCCGTCGCGAAAGCTGGGCGAAGAGGTGAAGTCGCACTTCGCGAAGACAACCGGAAGTAAGCCCTCCAACTATGTGGGCAACGACACAGGCTTCACGGTACGCACCGATCTAGGCGGGCTGAACCTCTCGACTGTGCCCAAAGTCTTCATCGAATGCGGCAACATGCGGGACGCTAAGGACGCCGCCCTGCTGACGGACGCCGCATGGCGGCAGCGGGCGGCGCTCGGAATCACGAACGGCATCGGGGCTTTCCTGGCAGGGTAG
- a CDS encoding class I SAM-dependent methyltransferase: MPRDEGLALHAAAAEAAGLGLPLLEVGTYCGRSTILLAAAARAAARPGVVAVTVDHHRGSEEQQPGWEYHDPALVDPATGLTDTLPTFRRTLYAAGLEDHVVAVVGRSPRVAALWNRPLGLVFVDGGHTDEHAGADYEGWAPHVAPGGLLAVHDVFPDPADGGQAPYRIYRRALGSGAFAETAAHGSLRVLRRTGTGI; this comes from the coding sequence ATGCCCCGCGACGAGGGCCTCGCCCTGCACGCCGCCGCGGCCGAGGCCGCCGGGCTCGGGCTCCCGCTGCTGGAGGTCGGCACGTACTGCGGGCGCTCCACGATCCTGCTCGCCGCCGCCGCCCGCGCCGCCGCCCGCCCCGGCGTCGTCGCCGTCACCGTCGACCACCACCGCGGCAGCGAGGAGCAGCAGCCCGGCTGGGAGTACCACGACCCCGCGCTCGTCGACCCGGCGACGGGCCTGACGGACACCCTGCCGACGTTCCGCCGCACCCTGTACGCGGCCGGCCTCGAAGACCACGTCGTCGCCGTCGTCGGCCGCTCGCCGCGGGTCGCCGCGCTGTGGAACCGGCCGCTGGGGCTGGTCTTCGTCGACGGCGGGCACACCGACGAGCACGCCGGCGCCGACTACGAGGGCTGGGCCCCGCACGTCGCGCCGGGCGGCCTGCTGGCGGTGCACGACGTGTTCCCCGACCCGGCGGACGGCGGGCAGGCACCGTACCGGATCTACCGGCGCGCGCTGGGCTCCGGGGCGTTCGCGGAGACCGCCGCCCACGGGAGCCTCAGGGTGCTGCGCCGTACCGGCACCGGAATTTGA
- a CDS encoding CapA family protein gives MRGYKTTSTTTAALALTAALLAAATACAHGPVGTTPVEGRAPGKEARAPFTLVATGDILPHDSVIAQAKLDAGGDGHDFRPMLAGVKPVISGADLAICHMETVYGPAGGPYTGYPSFVSPPELAAAARATGYDSCSTASNHTLDAGFPGVSRTLDALDAAGVAHTGSARTPAEARRPAMLEAGGATVAQLAYTYGTNGIPAPPDQPWAVNITDPERIVEDARRARRAGADIVVVSLHWGTEWQDAPDATQRRLARELTASRSAGAPDVDLILGTHAHVPQAYEKVNGTWVVYGMGDQIAGRMINHAGARDPRGNQGTIARFTFTPPARDSARWRVTKAEYLPQLMDHDGAGPPRVVDLDAEMADGEAPERYRSVRDRISDVVLSRGAGDDGLITPR, from the coding sequence ATGCGCGGATATAAAACGACTAGTACGACCACCGCGGCGCTGGCGCTCACCGCCGCCCTGCTCGCCGCCGCCACCGCCTGCGCCCACGGCCCCGTCGGCACCACCCCCGTCGAGGGCAGGGCCCCCGGCAAGGAGGCGCGGGCGCCCTTCACCCTCGTCGCCACCGGCGACATCCTCCCGCACGACTCGGTCATCGCCCAGGCGAAGCTGGACGCCGGCGGCGACGGCCACGACTTCCGCCCCATGCTGGCCGGGGTCAAGCCCGTCATCTCCGGGGCCGACCTGGCGATCTGCCACATGGAGACCGTCTACGGACCGGCCGGCGGCCCGTACACCGGCTACCCCTCCTTCGTCTCGCCGCCCGAACTCGCCGCCGCCGCCCGGGCCACCGGCTACGACTCCTGCTCCACCGCCTCCAACCACACCCTCGACGCCGGCTTCCCCGGCGTCAGCCGCACCCTCGACGCCCTCGACGCCGCGGGCGTCGCCCACACCGGCTCCGCGCGCACCCCCGCCGAGGCGCGCCGGCCCGCGATGCTGGAGGCGGGCGGCGCGACGGTGGCGCAACTCGCGTACACCTACGGCACGAACGGCATTCCCGCCCCGCCGGACCAGCCGTGGGCGGTCAACATCACCGACCCCGAGCGGATCGTCGAGGACGCGCGCCGCGCCCGCCGGGCGGGCGCCGACATCGTCGTGGTCAGCCTGCACTGGGGCACGGAGTGGCAGGACGCGCCGGACGCCACGCAGCGGCGGCTCGCCCGCGAGCTGACCGCCTCGCGCTCGGCCGGGGCGCCCGACGTCGACCTGATCCTCGGCACGCACGCGCACGTGCCGCAGGCGTACGAGAAGGTCAACGGCACCTGGGTCGTCTACGGCATGGGCGACCAGATCGCCGGCCGCATGATCAACCACGCGGGCGCCCGCGACCCCCGCGGCAACCAGGGCACGATCGCCCGCTTCACCTTCACCCCGCCCGCGCGGGACAGCGCGCGCTGGCGGGTGACGAAGGCGGAGTACCTGCCGCAGTTGATGGACCACGACGGCGCGGGGCCGCCGAGGGTCGTCGACCTCGACGCGGAGATGGCCGACGGCGAGGCCCCGGAGCGCTACCGGAGCGTGCGCGACCGCATCAGCGACGTCGTCCTCAGCCGCGGCGCGGGCGACGACGGGCTGATCACGCCCCGCTGA
- a CDS encoding maleylpyruvate isomerase family mycothiol-dependent enzyme, whose translation MRLPYDRYCGEVVAQTDLLRRTVRGADPGTRVPTCPDWDVGELAVHVGGAHRWAAELVRTRATDELAEEDVPGFTGPRPRTAAALDGWLAEGADLLAAELRAAGADARVWTWAAERRAAFWARRMTHETVVHRADAEGAAGVEFAVAADVAADAVDEWLEILEFAQRGGDADLAALRAPELAGSDIHVHATDTPPDVAAEWLIELGAAGFGWRREHAKAAVALRGPLADLLRVLYRRLPPDSDRVEVLGEPEPLNRWLAATAWG comes from the coding sequence ATGAGACTCCCGTACGACCGCTACTGCGGCGAAGTCGTCGCGCAGACCGACCTGCTGCGCCGCACCGTGCGCGGCGCCGACCCCGGCACCCGCGTGCCCACCTGCCCCGACTGGGACGTGGGCGAGCTGGCCGTGCACGTCGGCGGCGCACACCGCTGGGCGGCCGAACTCGTCCGTACGCGCGCCACGGACGAACTCGCGGAGGAGGACGTGCCCGGCTTCACCGGCCCCCGGCCGCGCACGGCCGCCGCGCTCGACGGCTGGCTGGCCGAAGGTGCGGACCTGCTCGCCGCGGAACTGCGCGCGGCCGGGGCGGACGCCCGGGTGTGGACGTGGGCGGCGGAGCGGCGGGCCGCGTTCTGGGCGCGGCGGATGACGCACGAGACGGTGGTGCACCGGGCGGACGCGGAGGGGGCGGCCGGGGTGGAGTTCGCCGTCGCGGCGGACGTGGCCGCCGACGCGGTCGACGAGTGGCTGGAGATCCTGGAGTTCGCACAGCGCGGCGGTGACGCGGACCTGGCGGCGCTGCGCGCCCCGGAACTCGCGGGCTCGGACATCCACGTACACGCCACCGACACGCCGCCGGACGTGGCCGCGGAGTGGCTGATCGAGCTGGGGGCGGCGGGGTTCGGCTGGCGCAGGGAGCACGCGAAGGCGGCGGTGGCGCTGCGCGGGCCGCTGGCGGACCTGCTGCGGGTGCTCTACCGGCGGCTGCCGCCCGACAGCGACCGGGTGGAGGTGCTGGGGGAGCCGGAGCCGCTGAACAGGTGGCTGGCGGCGACGGCTTGGGGCTGA
- a CDS encoding MaoC/PaaZ C-terminal domain-containing protein produces the protein MPLDAARALAAAPRETRIAWTPKDVLLYHLGIGAGRAATEPAELRYVLEDRLRVLPSFVTVAGDGGVAGEGAGLDAPGVDVDLTAVLHGAQRIALHRPLPPAGEAARTSRIAAVYDKGKAAVLVLRTEAADGDGPLWTSDTQLYVRGEGGFGGERGPSPRLPAPAGAPAHVVDRGIREDQALLYRLSGDWNPLHADPDFAALAGFDRPILHGLCSYGMALKAAVDTVLDGDAGRVRSYAARFAGVVYPGETLRIRMWPEQGESAGPAGPAGGGRIRLTASAVERDEAPVLADTVVEFA, from the coding sequence ATGCCCCTCGACGCCGCCCGGGCCCTCGCCGCCGCCCCCCGCGAGACCCGGATCGCCTGGACCCCCAAGGACGTCCTCCTCTACCACCTGGGCATCGGCGCCGGCCGCGCCGCCACCGAACCCGCCGAACTCCGCTACGTCCTGGAGGACCGGCTGCGCGTGCTGCCCAGCTTCGTCACCGTCGCCGGTGACGGCGGCGTGGCCGGCGAGGGCGCCGGACTCGACGCCCCCGGCGTCGACGTCGACCTCACCGCCGTCCTCCACGGCGCCCAGCGCATCGCCCTGCACCGCCCGCTGCCGCCCGCCGGCGAGGCCGCCCGCACGTCGCGCATCGCCGCCGTGTACGACAAGGGCAAGGCCGCCGTGCTGGTGCTGCGCACCGAGGCGGCCGACGGGGACGGCCCGCTGTGGACGTCCGACACCCAGCTCTACGTGCGCGGTGAGGGCGGCTTCGGCGGCGAACGCGGCCCGTCGCCGCGCCTGCCCGCGCCCGCGGGGGCGCCGGCGCACGTCGTCGACCGCGGCATCCGCGAGGACCAGGCGCTGCTCTACCGGCTGTCCGGCGACTGGAACCCGCTGCACGCCGACCCGGACTTCGCCGCGCTCGCCGGGTTCGACCGGCCGATCCTGCACGGGTTGTGCTCGTACGGGATGGCGCTGAAGGCGGCGGTGGACACGGTGCTGGACGGGGACGCCGGGCGGGTGCGGTCGTATGCGGCGCGGTTCGCGGGGGTGGTGTACCCGGGCGAGACGCTGCGGATCCGGATGTGGCCGGAGCAGGGTGAGTCGGCGGGGCCGGCGGGGCCGGCGGGCGGCGGGCGGATCCGGCTGACCGCGAGCGCCGTGGAGCGGGACGAGGCGCCGGTACTGGCGGACACGGTGGTCGAGTTCGCCTGA
- a CDS encoding Nif3-like dinuclear metal center hexameric protein, whose amino-acid sequence MPALADVVAALEALWPAGRAEPWDAVGTVCGDPDARVQRVLFAVDPVREVVAEAVESDADLLVTHHPLYLRGTSTVSAGTFKGRVVHTLIKNDVALHVAHTNADRADPGVSDALAGALGLRVTGPLVPDPDDPAGRRGLGRLGELDAPVTLREFADRAAASLPRTATGLRVAGDPAGQVRTAAVCGGSGDGLFDAVRAAGVDVYVTADLRHHPVSEAQQHAALAGEGRPYLIDAGHWATEWPWCEQAAAQLDAISDRNGWGLRTRVSRIVTDPWTTHSPAPAAPNGPSPGAPAPHASLAPTSPEQPA is encoded by the coding sequence GTGCCCGCACTCGCCGACGTCGTCGCCGCGCTCGAAGCCCTCTGGCCCGCCGGCCGCGCCGAGCCGTGGGACGCGGTGGGCACGGTGTGCGGCGACCCGGACGCCCGGGTGCAGCGCGTGCTGTTCGCCGTCGATCCCGTCCGGGAGGTCGTCGCGGAGGCCGTCGAGTCGGACGCCGACCTGCTCGTCACGCACCACCCGCTCTACCTGCGCGGTACGTCGACCGTCTCGGCCGGGACGTTCAAGGGCCGCGTCGTGCACACGCTCATCAAGAACGACGTCGCGCTGCACGTCGCCCACACCAACGCCGACCGCGCCGACCCCGGCGTCTCCGACGCCCTGGCCGGCGCCCTCGGCCTGCGCGTCACCGGCCCGCTCGTGCCCGACCCCGACGACCCCGCGGGCCGCCGCGGCCTCGGCCGCCTCGGCGAGCTGGACGCCCCCGTGACGCTGCGGGAGTTCGCCGACCGCGCCGCCGCGTCCCTGCCCCGTACCGCCACCGGACTGCGCGTCGCCGGCGACCCGGCCGGCCAGGTCCGTACGGCCGCCGTCTGCGGCGGCTCCGGCGACGGGCTCTTCGACGCGGTGCGCGCCGCAGGGGTCGACGTCTACGTGACCGCCGACCTGCGCCACCACCCGGTCTCCGAGGCGCAGCAGCACGCCGCCCTCGCCGGCGAAGGCCGCCCGTACCTGATCGACGCCGGCCACTGGGCCACGGAGTGGCCCTGGTGCGAGCAGGCCGCCGCGCAGTTGGACGCCATCTCGGACCGGAACGGATGGGGTCTGCGCACGCGGGTGTCGCGTATCGTGACCGACCCCTGGACCACGCACTCGCCCGCCCCGGCCGCGCCGAACGGGCCGAGCCCGGGAGCCCCGGCCCCCCACGCCAGCCTTGCCCCTACGAGCCCGGAGCAGCCAGCTTGA
- a CDS encoding MFS transporter, with product MHHSPPATRPSAAGRRAAAPLWVVVLTACAGQFLVVLDVSVVNVALPSMRADLGMSATGLQWVVNLYTLAFAGLMLLGGRAGDIFGRKRVFVLGLALFTAASLAGGLAQEPWQLLAARAAQGVGAAVLAPSTLTLLTSAVPEGPARVRAIATWSATGAGGGAAGSLVGGVLTDALSWRWVLLINVPVGAAVLVCAVLWLAESRGGPRRRLDIPGAVLVTAGIGAVSYGIVQTESRGWTSPAALLPLAGGLALVAAFLAVEARTRAPLMPLGLFRLRSVSAANTAMFVTGAAMFSSWYFLSLYMQNVLGYTPIEAGLGFVPHSLTIVAAAKLAPRVLARTGAKALAIAGVLLAAGGYLWQSTAGVGGGYVTDVAGPGILMMAGVGFMITPLAHLATSGAPAADAGLVSGVMNTSRTMGGSLGLAVLSTVAATRIGGESGPAVLASGYSLAFQTGVGILLGCAALMLISLPRPAAVPEPARA from the coding sequence ATGCACCATTCACCACCCGCCACCCGGCCCTCCGCGGCGGGGCGCCGTGCCGCCGCACCGCTGTGGGTCGTCGTGCTCACGGCGTGCGCGGGGCAGTTCCTCGTCGTGCTCGACGTCTCCGTCGTCAACGTCGCGCTGCCGTCCATGCGCGCGGACCTGGGGATGAGCGCGACGGGCCTGCAGTGGGTGGTGAACCTGTACACGCTGGCCTTCGCCGGCCTCATGCTGCTCGGCGGCCGGGCCGGTGACATCTTCGGCCGCAAGCGCGTCTTCGTTCTCGGCCTCGCGCTGTTCACCGCCGCGAGCCTCGCCGGGGGCCTCGCGCAGGAGCCGTGGCAACTGCTCGCCGCGCGGGCGGCGCAGGGCGTCGGCGCCGCGGTGCTGGCGCCCTCCACCCTGACGCTGCTCACCTCGGCCGTGCCCGAGGGCCCCGCGCGGGTCCGCGCGATCGCGACGTGGTCGGCGACCGGCGCCGGCGGCGGGGCGGCCGGCTCGCTCGTCGGCGGGGTGCTGACGGACGCGCTCTCCTGGCGCTGGGTGCTGCTGATCAACGTGCCGGTCGGCGCCGCGGTCCTCGTCTGCGCGGTGCTGTGGCTGGCGGAGAGCCGCGGCGGGCCGCGGCGGCGGCTCGACATCCCCGGCGCGGTCCTGGTCACCGCCGGGATCGGCGCCGTGTCGTACGGGATCGTGCAGACCGAGAGCCGCGGGTGGACCTCGCCCGCCGCGCTGCTGCCGCTGGCCGGCGGGCTGGCGCTGGTCGCGGCCTTCCTGGCGGTGGAGGCCAGGACGCGGGCGCCGCTGATGCCGCTCGGGCTGTTCCGGCTGCGCTCGGTGTCCGCGGCCAACACGGCGATGTTCGTGACCGGCGCGGCGATGTTCTCGTCCTGGTACTTCCTGTCGCTCTACATGCAGAACGTCCTGGGCTACACGCCCATCGAGGCGGGCCTCGGCTTCGTGCCGCACTCGCTGACGATCGTGGCCGCTGCGAAGCTGGCACCGCGGGTGCTGGCCCGTACGGGCGCGAAGGCGCTGGCGATCGCCGGCGTGCTGCTGGCGGCCGGCGGTTATCTGTGGCAGAGCACGGCGGGCGTGGGCGGCGGGTACGTGACGGACGTCGCCGGGCCCGGGATCCTCATGATGGCGGGGGTGGGCTTCATGATCACGCCGCTGGCGCACCTGGCGACCTCCGGGGCACCCGCGGCCGACGCGGGACTGGTGTCCGGGGTGATGAACACGTCGCGGACGATGGGCGGTTCGCTGGGTCTCGCGGTGCTGTCGACGGTGGCCGCCACGCGCATCGGCGGCGAGTCCGGTCCCGCGGTGCTGGCCTCGGGGTACTCGCTGGCGTTCCAGACGGGCGTCGGGATCCTGCTGGGCTGCGCGGCGCTGATGCTCATATCCCTGCCCCGCCCGGCCGCCGTGCCGGAGCCGGCGCGGGCGTGA
- a CDS encoding C4-type zinc ribbon domain-containing protein, with the protein MNAAPADQIRLLDVQALDVRLTQLQHRRRTLPEHEEVASLEADLAQHRDLLVAAQTEEGDTGREQTKAEKDVDQVRQRAARDQQRLDSGAVTSPKDLENLQSEIASLARRQSDLEDVVLEVMERRETAQERVTELTGRVESVQAKIADATARRDAAVGEIDAEAATVTKERADAADEIPADLLKLYDKLREQQGGVGAARLYQRRCEGCRLELNITEINEVRAAAPDTVVRCENCRRILVRTPESGL; encoded by the coding sequence TTGAACGCCGCCCCCGCCGACCAGATCCGCCTGCTGGACGTCCAGGCCCTCGACGTCCGCCTCACCCAGCTCCAGCACCGCCGCCGCACCCTCCCGGAACACGAGGAGGTCGCCTCCCTGGAGGCCGACCTCGCCCAGCACCGCGACCTGCTCGTCGCCGCCCAGACCGAGGAGGGCGACACCGGGCGCGAGCAGACCAAGGCGGAGAAGGACGTCGACCAGGTGCGCCAGCGCGCCGCGCGGGACCAGCAGCGGCTGGACTCCGGCGCGGTGACCTCGCCCAAGGACCTGGAGAACCTGCAGAGCGAGATCGCCTCGCTGGCGCGGCGCCAGAGCGACCTGGAGGACGTGGTCCTGGAGGTCATGGAGCGCCGCGAGACCGCGCAGGAGCGGGTGACCGAGCTGACCGGGCGGGTCGAGTCCGTACAGGCCAAGATCGCGGACGCCACGGCGCGGCGCGACGCGGCGGTGGGCGAGATCGACGCCGAGGCCGCCACGGTCACCAAGGAGCGCGCGGACGCCGCCGACGAGATCCCCGCCGACCTGCTGAAGCTCTACGACAAGCTGCGCGAGCAGCAGGGCGGCGTCGGCGCGGCCCGGCTCTACCAGCGGCGCTGCGAGGGCTGCCGGCTGGAGTTGAACATCACCGAGATCAACGAGGTACGGGCCGCGGCCCCCGACACCGTCGTACGGTGCGAGAACTGCCGCCGGATCCTGGTCCGTACACCCGAATCCGGCCTCTGA
- a CDS encoding TetR family transcriptional regulator, whose amino-acid sequence MTTTSRGGVPAGPGRGHGRRGPGRSQLSERQEERRRRILKATAELAAHGGFDAVQMREVAERAGVALGTLYRYFPSKIHLLVATLQDQLRQLHETLRTCPPTAAEPGARVAQTLTRALGALQREPQLADAMVRALGFADRSVRPEVEAASRLTSAIILDAMGAGGRATPEQLSVARVIEHTWHSALTTWLSGRASIAQVRTDIETVCRLVDAPADGVRGQG is encoded by the coding sequence ATGACGACAACATCGAGGGGCGGCGTCCCGGCCGGGCCCGGCCGGGGCCACGGCCGGCGCGGCCCGGGACGGTCGCAGCTCAGCGAGCGGCAGGAGGAGCGCCGCCGCCGCATCCTGAAGGCCACCGCGGAGCTGGCCGCCCACGGCGGCTTCGACGCGGTGCAGATGCGCGAGGTCGCGGAGCGGGCGGGCGTCGCGCTCGGCACGCTGTACCGCTACTTCCCGTCCAAGATCCACCTGCTCGTCGCCACCCTCCAGGACCAGTTGCGGCAGTTGCACGAGACGTTGCGCACGTGCCCGCCGACGGCCGCCGAACCGGGCGCCCGGGTGGCGCAGACGCTGACGCGTGCCCTCGGCGCGCTGCAGCGCGAGCCGCAGCTCGCGGACGCGATGGTGCGCGCGCTGGGCTTCGCCGACCGGTCGGTGCGCCCCGAGGTCGAGGCCGCCTCCCGGCTGACGTCGGCGATCATCCTGGACGCGATGGGCGCCGGGGGCCGGGCGACGCCGGAGCAGTTGTCGGTGGCGCGGGTGATCGAGCACACCTGGCACTCGGCGCTCACCACCTGGCTGTCGGGGCGCGCGTCGATCGCCCAGGTGCGCACCGACATCGAGACGGTCTGCCGGCTGGTCGACGCACCGGCGGACGGGGTGCGCGGCCAGGGCTAG
- a CDS encoding glycosyltransferase family 4 protein — translation MTAEVPLRIALLSYKGNPYCGGQGVYVRHLSRELARLGHRVEVIGAQPYPVLDPGVTLTELPSLDLYRQPDPFRTPARGEYRDWIDLLEVGTMWTGGFPEPLTFSLRARRHLAARRGDFDVVHDNQTLGYGLLGGTRALGAPLVTTVHHPVTVDRDLELAAAPDRRRRYSVRRWYGFTRMQRRVARRLPAVLTVSGSSRTQITDQLGVRPERVHVVPIGADTSLFTPDPAVPRVPGRIVTTASADVPLKGLVHLVEALAKIRTEQPDAHVVVVGKRAEDGPVAQAVERFGLGGAIRFVTGVSDEELVGLLRSAQVACVPSLYEGFSLPAAEAMATGTPLVATTGGAIPEVAGPDGDTCLAVPPGDAGALATALTRLLADARLRDRLGAAGRERVLTRFTWAQAAKQTAERYREAIAAHAAAAGRRPRTATGPARASLPTAGGDR, via the coding sequence GTGACCGCCGAGGTGCCACTGCGCATCGCTCTGCTCAGCTACAAGGGCAACCCCTACTGCGGTGGACAGGGCGTCTACGTCCGCCACCTCTCGCGCGAACTGGCCCGCCTCGGCCACCGGGTGGAGGTGATCGGCGCCCAGCCCTACCCCGTACTCGACCCCGGCGTCACCCTGACCGAGCTGCCCAGCCTCGACCTGTACCGGCAGCCCGACCCCTTCCGCACCCCCGCGCGCGGCGAGTACCGCGACTGGATCGACCTCCTCGAAGTCGGCACGATGTGGACGGGCGGCTTCCCCGAGCCGCTGACCTTCAGCCTCCGCGCCCGCCGCCATCTGGCCGCCCGGCGCGGCGACTTCGACGTCGTCCACGACAACCAGACCCTCGGCTACGGCCTCCTCGGCGGCACCCGCGCCCTCGGCGCCCCGCTCGTCACCACCGTGCACCACCCGGTCACCGTCGACCGCGACCTGGAGCTGGCCGCCGCGCCCGACCGGCGGCGGCGCTACTCGGTGCGCCGCTGGTACGGGTTCACGCGCATGCAGCGCCGCGTCGCCCGCCGGCTGCCCGCGGTGCTGACGGTATCCGGCTCGTCCCGTACGCAGATCACCGACCAGCTCGGGGTGCGGCCGGAGCGGGTGCACGTGGTGCCGATCGGCGCGGACACCTCGCTCTTCACCCCCGACCCCGCGGTGCCGCGGGTGCCGGGCCGGATCGTCACGACGGCGAGCGCGGACGTGCCGCTGAAGGGGCTGGTCCACCTCGTCGAGGCGCTGGCGAAGATCCGTACCGAACAGCCGGACGCGCACGTGGTCGTGGTCGGCAAGCGGGCCGAGGACGGGCCGGTCGCGCAGGCCGTCGAGCGCTTCGGGCTCGGCGGCGCGATCCGGTTCGTCACCGGCGTCAGCGACGAGGAGTTGGTCGGCCTGCTGCGCAGTGCGCAGGTCGCGTGCGTGCCTTCGCTGTACGAGGGCTTCTCGCTGCCCGCCGCCGAGGCGATGGCGACGGGCACGCCCCTGGTCGCCACCACCGGCGGCGCGATCCCGGAGGTCGCGGGCCCGGACGGCGACACGTGCCTGGCGGTCCCGCCGGGCGACGCGGGCGCCCTGGCCACGGCCCTCACCCGGCTGCTCGCCGACGCCCGCCTCCGCGACCGCCTGGGGGCGGCGGGCCGGGAGCGGGTGCTGACGCGCTTCACCTGGGCCCAGGCGGCGAAGCAGACCGCGGAACGCTACCGGGAGGCGATCGCGGCGCACGCCGCGGCGGCGGGCAGGCGCCCCCGGACGGCAACCGGCCCGGCCCGGGCGAGCCTGCCCACCGCGGGCGGTGACAGGTGA